The DNA region TGATAATAGTGATGAAGATCATTCTTCTGATGTGGAAACCGATGAATATGATGATGAGGAATTATACGATCTTGCTATGGCTGGATGTCATATTGCAGTGACATATTATATGAAATATATGGATAAACAACCTTGTAGAGATTCTGAACAAACTGGCTATATGTGGTTGATGGATTGTTTGACGGGTAATGAAACGAAATGTTACGAAATGTTTAGAATGAAGCCACATGTTTTCCTTCAATTGTGTAATGTTTTACAACATACATATGGACTTCAGCACACAAGGCATATTAGGCTTGAAGAGTCAGTAGGTATATGTTTAATGATACTTGGACAAGGAGCTTGTTATAGGATGGTTCAAGAAAGATTCCAACATTCTGGTGAGACTATACACAGACATTTTCATAGAGTTTTAAAACGCCTTAACATAATGTCAATGGATATCCTCAAGCCTTCTGACCCTACATTTAGTATAATTCCAAGACATATACAGAAAAATCCATTGTACATGCCACACTTTCAGGTATTCATTTCATACATTCTAATTTGTTTCTAATATTTGTTAGTATTATTTCCCAagtatctaaaattttattctattttaggaCTGCATTGGTGCCATTGACGGTACACATATCCAAGTTGTTGTTGGAGACGACAAAAAAGCTTCATATTATAATAGAAAGGGCGTGACATCTTTTAATGTGATGGCAGCATGCGATTTTGATTTACTTTTCACATTTGTTATGGCTGGGTGGGAGGGTGCAGCACATGATACACGTATTTTCTTAGATGCTATCCGTCGACAATCTGTCAACTTTCCAAAACCACCACCaggtatataaaatttttatacatTAAATATGTATGAAGGATATTATTTATGTacatcttacattttttttttcttttactaggaaaatattatttagttgaTGCTGGATACCCTTTAAGGAAAGGATATTTGCCACCTTATAAGGGACAGAGGTATCATCTTTCAGATTTTCGACGAGCTGGTCGAGGGAATCACATAGAAGAGAGGTTTAATTATGTTCACTCATCACTTAGAAGTGCAATTGAGCGAACTTTTGGAGTGTGGAagaataaatggaaaattttgaagcaaATGCCACCTTATGACATTAAGCATCAAAGAAACATTATAGTTGCTACTTGtgttttgcataattttattagaaaacatGATAGAGAAGATGAGGGATTCAATTGGGATGAACATGACTTGGACAAACCAAGAAGCAATAGTAGTGAAGAAGGTAGTAGCAAACAGGCAAACGTTGAAAATATACAAGATGAGGAGATGAAATTTGTTCGTGACAAAATAGCTCGATCCATTTGTGGGTtgtgaacaatatttttattatttctgttttggtgtttgattttttggataagaacttttttattattataatggattGTCTAGTATTGATATTGTTGgcaattaacattttaatataattattttcctaatcattttaatatctttttcttgatgaattatttttaatattttaaatttgataaactTCTCTTCatgaatttcaacaacaaaaacatcattattgttgttattattaatgtaattgttaagcttaattacatattttcaataattaaaaaaacactgATCACAGAAAAAATGACAATATAACCTTCAAAAAATAGTTAAGTCCTTTTTGGGAATTTACACTCAAAACAGCTATTTTTATAACAGCTTATCCAAACGCTGAATATgactttaaaaatagaaaacgcatattttcacatttttaccaaacacttatctgtggtttttaaaatggagttttcaaaacgcacgttttaaaaacgctaGTTTTTAAAACGCGCCTTTTGAAACAGCTTATCCAAACAGGCCCTATATTAACTTATTAGTTTTGTGGCCCAGTTCTAGCTTTCGTATTATCAAATTGTATTTACTTATGGGTTATGCTAACAAGTACTCTTaggcattggttaataattcattttaagaaagttttgacattatttttataggaaataaaaaaagctgtcaaaacattaattattttttctttattttctcataaaaattttcattaaattgatTATTAAACAATGCGCTATGGGCattcattaacattttttttttacttataatgGGTTCTTTATcacccccatttttttttttttgtcttggatTTGGTACACTTTACTTTTTGTTGGTGATTTTTCATCACCTGTGTACATGAGTTAAGtctgtatgtatgtatgtatgtatacagCATATATATAGCAGGTACCcatgaaaattaacatttaaatttaggTTCCAGTAGTAGAAGCTaatcaaaaatcccaaaattttaaaacttgaaattaaatttaagaaataaataataaaaaaacccccaaaaatgGATTCGGGTTGAGTTTGGATATCCATGAATACATGATCCGAGTAACAATCAGATACGAGTGCTATCGAAAAAGATAATTATGTATCTATGGATAAAATAATTGGATTAAGTATGGGTATACCCGGCCCGATCCATGGCCATCCGGCCCACCCATCTAATTTTTTGGGGTCAATAGGACTTTACCAAATTTAAATAGAACAAATGTACCTGAACAATAGGCTGGAATAGCTAGAAAGCATAACAGTGAACTATATCTACTCTGGTCCAGGAAGGAATTCGGGTGCGCCAATACTGAGAACAACTCTGGGCCGTGATGTCCATATGTTGGACCAATCCAATTGTAAAAGTAACAGGTTGGGCCGCTCAGTGCTAAATTAACATGAAACACCtccaacccaaaataaaataaaggataaaAGATTGAAAAACTGATCGAAGGTAAGATCACAAAACTAGACTGCAACAATAATTGGAGCAATGGACATGTGGAAAACACCAAAGGGTTGTTCAAGTACATAAACTCCAATCTCTTGCTTTTGGTGTTTAGATGTTGGGTTCCTCTTTAACCTTATCTCACAGACTCACAGCTATTTTTCTtgtcagaaaaaagaaaaaaaggtatgGTTCATTATCAATTTTCATCTTTAGGTACTAGGTAAGTCCAAAAATGACACCAATATGGTGGTACAGCCGCGTGCTGTGCCATATCCATGAACCAGCTGGACCCTACCCAGTCCCAAACCCAAGTGGTGGTCCTatctattctattctattctatgCATCATATAAATGGTAGCATAGTGTTGGTCTTGGAAAACTGGTAATTATTATGATTTAGTTTATGCCCCCCCTCCAATTTAAACCTTCATCATGTGTACCAAACTCTGTTGACTACCTTCCATCTCACAATCATTGCTCATCTTTATTATTAGCAAATAGCAATAGAAGTTGCTTCCCCCACGGTGCAATATGTGCGCCAAATTTGAGGGTTGTATTGCAGGGCAGGGGGGAGCTACACCCTACAACTTCTCTTGGGGGACCAACCTACAATACATGTGTctcaattttttgtatttttatctaattgattgatttttttttaagagaaaaaatcaAGGTTTTTAGATTATGTCATTATGATGatcttttctatatattttcaaaattaaattattatttaataatctaGAAATGCCACATTATCTTCTAGGATTTTCTCATATTTGCATGTTCacaattattttctatttaaacaaattaaaattaagtatTTAGTTGATTTTTAAATAGTCTTTTCAGTACCAACAAAATTAACCAAATTTAATCTCATGCGTGCATGCACATTTGCACATTTTAAGATCATCTTTGTGATCACAGCCTTGATTTTAGCATAGAAaatgctacaaaaaaaaaaggatgattACTTACTACAAACCATCATTGGTTGACATGATTATTCGTACTAGCATAGTTTATCATAAAAACTTTGACTCTTAATAACTATGTAAATGGGGAATGAGAAAGTGCACGGATCAGGAGACTTGTAGCCTGTTTGGATGAATgggaagtagagtagagggaggaaAAGTAAATTAAATTACCTTATGTGGATGGTTTTTAAaggaggagggggagggatttaGAGGGGTTCTAACTACTTCTaacctctcatttttaattcctcaaaattggagagatttaaAGGAAGAGTAAAGTATAAAAGtgcttgaccaaatgaattacccAATTTACCTttaccatattaacaaaattacgaACTAtgttctcctctactctccccttccccttacttaattttaaaacatccaaacaatgtggaggataaccattcccctctactctcctccccactactctcctcccctTTACTCCCttctactctcctctccctccaaacttccaaacatagcattagaGCATTTGTATTAAGCTCATGCAAAaattcttttctattttaccatacttattttttctattttatatactcACATTTTAAAACACTccacatcaaattatttattttacattacatttcattaaaatataaatttttcttgattttttaaagggaaaaatacactttaccaccctaaattaTATATCATATTACATTTTGCGTCCTAAACTTTTCAAATGTATGTTTTACACTCTAAACAATGACCATTGTTACACTACGCTTTGTCGTTAAGTTTGATGTTAATTTGGATGGAAGTTCAAAGTTTAATGTGCAAAGTGAAATTAGGCTACAATTTAGGGTGGTAATgtttaatttatcttttgttttaaagCATTAAGAAGAGGGACAATTAGTCTTTTTATGTGGTGttatatttttctatcttttttttttctttagttaatagtaatatttattagaacACATACGAAAATAGTAACACTAGTGTTTTAaaccgggtttataatacattactaATCAATATTTTTCTATCTAAGTTAACAACAAACATGATGtcagggtgcaaagtgtaacaaagaTTATAATTTAGGGTACAAAACATGCATTCGAAAAGTTTATGGTGTAATATGTAATTATGGGTATAGTTTAGAGTggtaaagctttttttttttttttttctttcttcaaacaCAATAACTACcatcctctctctttctttgtccTCTAGATacgaaaagaaagaataaaaaactacaTACAAAATGAATAATGCTAGTGTAAACttacatggttactgtagcaaCTATATACTTTTATGCAATTATAGACTAATATGTATGAATTTTGGACTTGATTGGTTAAACTGTGATACATTTTCTGTTGTAAAAACACTGATGCAAGAGTGAAAACGCATAGTTTTTTAAGGACTAAATTTAGGTGTTCATCTTATGTttcctaattaaatttaagaaaaagtcTAGgaccacaaaatttttcacaactttttgcCATAATTGTGACGTGGCAAAGTGtgatcaatgaaaaaaaaaatagtgaatccATGTGTAAATGATAGTTAACTGCTTACAGTTTGATGTATTGTGGTAAATAaattgttgaataatttgtGATTATTGAaccattttaaatttaaaggtGTGATTGCACTTTTAACAAATTCCATGGttaaatataattgtttttaagaaatataatattatttagttttttttttttaattggataatgcttcaaaaattttaaagtacaGTGCCTAAGTA from Castanea sativa cultivar Marrone di Chiusa Pesio chromosome 6, ASM4071231v1 includes:
- the LOC142638047 gene encoding uncharacterized protein LOC142638047 isoform X1; protein product: MDYNDYIDNSDEDHSSDVETDEYDDEELYDLAMAGCHIAVTYYMKYMDKQPCRDSEQTGYMWLMDCLTGNETKCYEMFRMKPHVFLQLCNVLQHTYGLQHTRHIRLEESVGICLMILGQGACYRMVQERFQHSGETIHRHFHRVLKRLNIMSMDILKPSDPTFSIIPRHIQKNPLYMPHFQDCIGAIDGTHIQVVVGDDKKASYYNRKGVTSFNVMAACDFDLLFTFVMAGWEGAAHDTRIFLDAIRRQSVNFPKPPPGKYYLVDAGYPLRKGYLPPYKGQRYHLSDFRRAGRGNHIEERFNYVHSSLRSAIERTFGVWKNKWKILKQMPPYDIKHQRNIIVATCVLHNFIRKHDREDEGFNWDEHDLDKPRSNSSEEGSSKQANVENIQDEEMKFVRDKIARSICGL